One stretch of Alcaligenes faecalis DNA includes these proteins:
- the murA gene encoding UDP-N-acetylglucosamine 1-carboxyvinyltransferase has protein sequence MDKLRITGGQRLNGEITVSGAKNAALPILCASLLTADTVYLDNVPRLRDIDTTLKLLGQLGVTQERNGTLELNAGNITNLEAPYELVKTMRASILVLGPLLARFGEARVSLPGGCAIGQRPVDQHIKGLAAMGAEIHVEHGFVNARAKRLRGAVVRTDMVTVTGTENLMMAAVLAEGQTILENAAREPEIIDLAELLIKMGAKIQGHGTDRIVIDGVERLHGAKHTICPDRIEAGTFLCAVAATGGELTLRNTDADAMGATLDKLREAGLQIETGPDWIRASMNARPKAVSFRTSEYPGFPTDMQAQLMALNTIADGTASVVETIFENRYMHVQELNRLGAQIDIEGHMAVVTGVPYLTGATVMATDLRASASLVIAGLAARGDTTVERIYHLDRGYDRMEAKLQAVGANIERISSKET, from the coding sequence ATGGATAAATTACGCATCACGGGCGGACAACGCCTGAATGGCGAGATCACCGTCTCTGGCGCCAAAAACGCCGCCCTGCCCATTCTGTGCGCCAGTCTGCTGACTGCCGACACGGTGTACCTGGACAATGTCCCGCGTCTGCGCGACATCGACACCACCCTGAAGCTCCTGGGTCAGTTGGGTGTTACCCAGGAACGCAATGGCACGTTGGAGCTGAATGCGGGCAATATCACCAATCTGGAAGCGCCTTACGAACTGGTGAAGACCATGCGCGCCTCGATTCTGGTGCTTGGCCCCCTGCTGGCCCGCTTTGGCGAGGCCCGCGTCAGCCTGCCTGGTGGTTGCGCCATTGGCCAACGCCCTGTGGATCAACACATCAAGGGCCTGGCCGCCATGGGTGCAGAAATCCATGTCGAGCACGGCTTTGTGAATGCCCGTGCCAAACGCTTGCGCGGTGCCGTGGTGCGCACGGATATGGTGACGGTTACCGGCACTGAAAACCTGATGATGGCGGCTGTGCTGGCTGAAGGCCAAACCATTCTGGAAAACGCAGCCCGCGAACCGGAAATTATTGATCTGGCTGAACTGCTGATCAAAATGGGTGCCAAGATCCAGGGCCACGGTACTGACCGCATCGTAATTGACGGTGTCGAGCGCCTGCATGGTGCCAAGCACACCATCTGCCCCGACCGTATCGAAGCCGGCACCTTCCTGTGCGCCGTTGCCGCTACGGGTGGCGAACTGACCTTGCGCAATACCGATGCTGACGCCATGGGCGCCACGCTGGACAAGCTGCGCGAAGCCGGTCTGCAGATTGAAACCGGCCCGGACTGGATCAGGGCCAGCATGAATGCTCGCCCCAAGGCGGTCAGCTTCCGTACCAGCGAATACCCCGGTTTCCCCACGGACATGCAGGCTCAACTGATGGCACTGAACACCATTGCCGACGGTACCGCCTCGGTTGTGGAAACCATCTTTGAAAATCGCTACATGCACGTACAGGAACTGAACCGCCTGGGTGCACAGATTGATATCGAAGGCCATATGGCCGTCGTTACCGGCGTTCCCTACCTGACTGGCGCCACTGTCATGGCAACCGACCTGCGTGCGTCGGCCAGCCTGGTCATTGCGGGCCTGGCCGCTCGGGGTGACACCACCGTCGAACGCATCTACCATCTGGACCGTGGCTACGACCGTATGGAAGCCAAGCTTCAAGCCGTAGGCGCCAACATCGAGCGAATCAGCAGCAAGGAAACCTAA
- the hisG gene encoding ATP phosphoribosyltransferase, whose amino-acid sequence MSPAGLNQPLTLALSKGRIFDETLPLLEEAGIKVLESPETSRKLILPTNNPDLRLIIVRATDVPTYVQYGAAHIGIAGKDVLYEHMEQHPGGLYQPVDLNIARCRLCVAVAEGFDYHSAVKQGSRLRIATKYTRAAREHFASKGVYVDLIKLYGSMELAPLVGLADAIVDLVSSGGTLRANKLVEVEDITPISSRLIVNQAAMKNRGAQLQPLIDAFSRASVDE is encoded by the coding sequence ATGAGTCCCGCCGGTTTAAATCAACCTCTGACGCTGGCCTTGTCCAAAGGCCGGATTTTTGACGAAACCCTGCCTTTGCTGGAAGAGGCAGGCATCAAGGTGCTGGAAAGCCCGGAAACGTCGCGCAAACTGATCCTGCCCACCAATAATCCGGACCTGCGTCTGATTATTGTGCGTGCCACGGACGTGCCGACCTACGTGCAATATGGTGCTGCCCATATCGGGATTGCCGGTAAAGACGTGCTGTACGAGCACATGGAACAGCACCCCGGCGGTCTGTACCAGCCCGTGGACCTGAACATTGCCCGTTGCCGCCTGTGCGTGGCCGTGGCTGAAGGCTTTGACTACCATTCGGCCGTCAAGCAAGGTTCGCGCCTGCGTATCGCCACCAAATACACCCGTGCTGCTCGCGAACACTTCGCCAGCAAGGGCGTGTATGTGGACCTGATCAAGCTGTATGGCTCCATGGAACTGGCTCCGCTGGTCGGTCTGGCCGACGCCATTGTGGACTTGGTCTCCAGCGGCGGCACCCTGCGTGCGAACAAGCTGGTGGAAGTGGAAGACATCACCCCCATCTCCTCGCGTTTGATCGTCAATCAGGCCGCCATGAAAAACCGTGGCGCGCAGCTGCAACCCCTGATCGACGCTTTCTCGCGCGCTTCGGTGGACGAGTAA
- the hisD gene encoding histidinol dehydrogenase, producing MSLIHRLNSQSAQFDAELRTLLAYEASEDASIEHACAEILHRIQHEGDTALLDYTQRFDRLAVEQASALEISKEELFAALDSLPADQRKALEQAAERVRRYHEHQRTETWTYTEADGTVLGQQVTPLDRVGLYVPGGKAAYPSSVLMNAIPAKVAGVPELIMVTPTPDGVRNPIVLAAAALGGVDRVFTIGGAQAVGALAYGTDTVPAVDKIVGPGNAYVAAAKRRVFGVVGIDMIAGPSEILIISDGSAPADWVAMDLFSQAEHDELAQAILLCPDADFLDQVEAAIERLLPTMPRADIIRRSLSGRGALIHVRDLDEACRISNHIAPEHLEVSTRNAQDLLGKIRHAGAIFLGPYSSESLGDYCAGPNHVLPTARTARFSSPLGVYDFQKRSSIIQVSESGAQTLGPIAATLAQGEGLYAHAASAQFRLNQS from the coding sequence ATGTCACTGATCCATCGCCTGAACTCCCAATCCGCCCAGTTCGATGCCGAACTGCGCACGCTACTGGCTTACGAAGCGTCCGAAGACGCGTCTATCGAGCACGCTTGTGCCGAGATTCTGCATCGTATCCAGCATGAGGGAGACACGGCTTTGCTGGATTACACCCAGCGCTTTGACCGACTGGCTGTTGAACAGGCCTCGGCACTGGAAATCTCCAAGGAAGAACTGTTTGCGGCTCTGGACAGCCTGCCTGCCGATCAGCGCAAGGCACTGGAACAGGCCGCCGAGCGCGTGCGCCGTTACCACGAGCACCAGCGCACCGAAACCTGGACCTACACGGAAGCCGACGGCACCGTGCTGGGCCAACAAGTTACCCCCTTGGACCGTGTGGGACTGTATGTTCCCGGTGGCAAGGCCGCTTACCCCTCCTCGGTTCTGATGAACGCCATCCCCGCCAAAGTGGCCGGTGTTCCTGAACTGATCATGGTCACGCCTACACCCGATGGCGTGCGCAACCCCATCGTGCTGGCTGCTGCCGCCCTGGGCGGTGTCGATCGCGTCTTCACCATTGGTGGTGCGCAAGCCGTAGGCGCTTTGGCTTACGGTACGGATACGGTGCCTGCGGTAGACAAGATTGTCGGCCCCGGCAACGCCTATGTGGCCGCTGCCAAGCGCCGCGTCTTTGGCGTGGTTGGCATCGACATGATTGCCGGCCCCTCCGAAATCCTGATCATCAGCGACGGCAGTGCTCCTGCCGACTGGGTGGCCATGGACCTGTTCTCCCAGGCCGAACACGACGAGCTGGCCCAGGCCATCTTGCTGTGCCCGGATGCTGACTTCCTGGATCAGGTTGAAGCCGCTATCGAACGCCTGTTGCCCACCATGCCACGCGCGGACATCATCCGTCGCAGCCTGTCTGGCCGGGGTGCCCTGATCCACGTCCGCGATCTGGACGAGGCCTGTCGGATCAGCAACCATATCGCGCCGGAACACCTGGAAGTCTCTACCCGGAACGCCCAGGACTTGTTGGGCAAAATCCGCCATGCTGGCGCCATTTTCCTGGGCCCCTACAGCTCCGAATCGCTGGGCGATTACTGTGCCGGGCCTAACCATGTCCTGCCGACGGCACGCACTGCGCGTTTCTCGTCACCTTTGGGCGTCTACGATTTCCAGAAACGCAGCAGCATCATTCAGGTTTCAGAATCAGGCGCCCAGACACTGGGACCCATAGCCGCTACGCTGGCTCAAGGCGAGGGGCTGTACGCCCACGCTGCCAGCGCGCAATTCCGATTGAACCAATCCTGA
- the hisB gene encoding imidazoleglycerol-phosphate dehydratase HisB, with product MRTAEITRNTNETRIRVAVNLDGTGRHSLNSGVPFLDHMLDQIARHGLIDLDVHCEGDTHIDDHHTVEDIGIALGQAFAKAVGSKAGLRRYGHSYVPLDEALSRVVVDFSGRPGLFYFVPFTRARIGQFDVDLAREFFQGFVNHALVSMHIDNLRGENAHHQCETVFKAFGRALRMALELDPRSEGVVPSTKGVL from the coding sequence ATGCGTACCGCCGAGATTACCCGCAATACCAATGAAACCCGCATCCGCGTGGCCGTTAACCTGGACGGCACCGGCCGTCACTCGCTCAACAGCGGCGTGCCTTTTCTGGACCACATGCTGGACCAGATTGCCCGCCACGGTCTGATTGACCTGGACGTGCACTGTGAGGGCGATACCCACATCGACGATCACCATACCGTCGAAGATATCGGCATTGCGCTGGGCCAGGCATTTGCCAAGGCTGTGGGCAGCAAAGCCGGCCTGCGCCGTTACGGCCACTCCTACGTGCCGCTGGACGAAGCCCTGTCGCGCGTAGTCGTGGACTTCTCCGGCCGCCCCGGTCTGTTTTATTTTGTGCCCTTTACCCGCGCACGAATCGGCCAGTTCGATGTAGACTTGGCACGCGAGTTTTTCCAGGGTTTTGTGAATCACGCCCTGGTTTCTATGCACATCGATAACCTGCGCGGCGAAAACGCACACCACCAGTGCGAAACCGTGTTCAAAGCCTTTGGCCGAGCATTGCGTATGGCTCTGGAGCTGGACCCACGTAGCGAAGGCGTGGTGCCTTCGACCAAAGGGGTTCTGTAA
- the hisH gene encoding imidazole glycerol phosphate synthase subunit HisH: MTTIAIVDYGSGNIFSVARALHAAAPDARIVLAQTPQAILDADRVVLPGQGAMPDCMAHLDQSGLRDALLTAARNKPLLGICVGEQMLFDSSQEGNVPCLGLIPGQVRRFEGPNYKSSDHASSAGLKVPHIGWNRVHQTQDHPLWAGIEDGAFFYFVHSYFVDPLHIDQTCGSTHYGQRFTSAIANANIFALQCHPEKSADNGLQLFRNFANWKP, encoded by the coding sequence GTGACCACTATCGCTATTGTCGATTACGGTTCGGGCAACATCTTCTCGGTTGCCCGAGCACTGCATGCCGCCGCACCTGATGCGCGCATCGTTCTTGCTCAAACCCCTCAAGCCATTCTGGATGCGGACCGGGTCGTATTACCCGGCCAGGGTGCCATGCCCGACTGCATGGCCCACCTGGACCAATCCGGTTTGCGCGATGCCTTGCTGACAGCCGCCCGCAACAAGCCCTTATTGGGCATCTGCGTAGGCGAACAAATGCTGTTCGACTCCAGTCAGGAAGGCAATGTCCCCTGTTTAGGTCTGATTCCCGGCCAAGTGCGCCGTTTTGAGGGCCCGAACTACAAAAGCAGCGACCACGCCTCCAGCGCCGGGCTTAAAGTGCCCCATATCGGCTGGAACCGCGTACACCAGACTCAGGATCATCCCTTATGGGCTGGCATTGAAGATGGCGCGTTCTTTTACTTTGTACATAGCTACTTTGTCGATCCGCTGCATATAGATCAAACTTGTGGTTCGACGCACTATGGCCAACGCTTTACCTCTGCGATAGCAAACGCTAATATTTTTGCGTTGCAATGCCATCCTGAGAAAAGTGCAGACAACGGCCTGCAACTGTTCCGGAATTTCGCCAACTGGAAGCCATGA
- the hisA gene encoding 1-(5-phosphoribosyl)-5-[(5-phosphoribosylamino)methylideneamino]imidazole-4-carboxamide isomerase, translating into MLLIPAIDLKDGRCVRLRQGDLDDATIFSDDPAKIATQWLEQGARRLHLVDLNGAFAGKPKNSEAIKSIIAAIDGEIPVQIGGGIRDLDTIERYLDAGMSYVIIGTAAVKSPGFLQDACSAFPGSIIVGLDARDGKIATDGWSKLTRHDVLDLAKKFEDYGCESIIYTDIGRDGMLTGVNIEATVKLSQHVKIPVIASGGVTNLKDIEDLCAVEHEGIEGVILGRSIYEGTLNFAEAQTFADEYQA; encoded by the coding sequence ATGCTTTTGATTCCCGCCATCGACCTTAAAGACGGGCGTTGTGTGCGCCTTCGCCAGGGTGACCTGGACGATGCCACTATTTTCTCGGATGATCCGGCCAAAATAGCAACACAATGGCTGGAACAAGGGGCCCGGCGCCTGCATCTGGTGGACCTGAACGGCGCATTTGCCGGCAAGCCCAAGAACAGCGAAGCCATCAAATCCATTATTGCTGCCATCGACGGTGAAATTCCCGTACAGATCGGCGGTGGTATCCGCGATCTGGACACCATCGAGCGCTATCTGGACGCCGGCATGAGCTATGTCATTATTGGCACGGCCGCTGTCAAAAGCCCTGGTTTCCTGCAAGACGCCTGCAGCGCCTTTCCTGGCAGCATCATTGTTGGCCTGGACGCCCGTGATGGCAAAATCGCCACCGACGGCTGGAGCAAGCTGACCCGCCACGACGTACTGGATCTGGCCAAGAAATTTGAAGATTACGGCTGCGAGTCCATTATCTACACCGATATCGGCCGCGACGGCATGCTCACTGGCGTGAACATCGAAGCTACCGTCAAGCTGTCCCAGCACGTGAAGATTCCGGTCATCGCCTCCGGCGGAGTCACCAACCTGAAAGACATCGAAGACCTGTGTGCCGTAGAGCACGAAGGTATTGAAGGTGTGATTTTGGGTCGCAGCATTTACGAAGGCACCCTGAATTTTGCCGAGGCACAAACTTTCGCTGACGAGTACCAGGCATGA
- the hisF gene encoding imidazole glycerol phosphate synthase subunit HisF: MSQDVANELACRIIPCLDVTAGRVVKGINFVDLVDAGDPVEIARKYNDQGADELTFLDITATSDNRDLILPIIEQVASQIFIPLTVGGGVREVADIQRLLNAGADKVSINSAAISNPDLVRAASDHHGKQCMVVAIDARRVSTENEAPRWEVFTHGGRRGTGLDVVEWAARMAEYGAGELLLTSMDRDGTKSGFDLELTRAVSEAVSVPVIASGGVGGLQDLADGVIKGGASAVLAASIFHYGQHTIAEAKDFMAAQGIQVRR, translated from the coding sequence ATGAGCCAGGACGTCGCCAACGAATTAGCCTGCCGCATCATTCCTTGTCTGGACGTGACCGCTGGCCGTGTGGTCAAAGGGATCAACTTTGTGGATCTGGTCGATGCCGGTGACCCAGTCGAGATCGCCCGCAAGTACAACGACCAGGGCGCCGACGAGCTGACCTTTCTGGACATTACGGCCACGTCGGATAACCGTGATCTGATCCTGCCCATCATCGAACAGGTGGCCAGCCAGATCTTCATCCCCCTGACAGTGGGTGGCGGTGTGCGCGAAGTGGCCGACATCCAGCGCCTGCTCAATGCCGGTGCGGACAAGGTTTCCATTAACAGCGCCGCCATCAGCAACCCGGATCTGGTCCGTGCTGCCAGCGATCACCATGGCAAACAGTGCATGGTCGTCGCCATTGACGCACGCCGTGTCAGTACTGAGAACGAAGCACCACGCTGGGAAGTCTTTACCCACGGCGGTCGTCGTGGCACCGGCCTGGATGTGGTGGAATGGGCAGCCCGCATGGCCGAATACGGCGCAGGCGAACTGCTGCTGACCAGCATGGACCGCGACGGCACCAAATCCGGCTTTGATCTGGAATTGACCCGCGCCGTATCCGAGGCGGTCTCCGTTCCCGTTATCGCCTCTGGCGGTGTGGGCGGCCTGCAAGACCTGGCCGATGGCGTGATCAAGGGCGGCGCCAGCGCCGTACTGGCCGCCAGCATTTTCCACTACGGTCAACACACTATTGCCGAAGCCAAGGATTTCATGGCTGCGCAAGGTATTCAGGTGCGACGCTAA
- the hisI gene encoding phosphoribosyl-AMP cyclohydrolase: protein MADLPAWLAEIRFDEQGLIPAIAQDQATGKILMVAWMNQESLQETVSTGRAVYWSRSRKRLWRKGEESGHVQHVSDLRLDCDGDVILLSVEQVGQIACHTGRESCFYRQLQGQSDQAQWVAVDPVLKDPEHIYR from the coding sequence ATGGCTGACTTACCGGCCTGGCTGGCTGAAATCCGTTTTGATGAACAAGGTCTGATTCCTGCGATTGCGCAGGACCAGGCCACGGGCAAAATCTTGATGGTCGCCTGGATGAACCAGGAGTCCCTGCAAGAGACCGTCAGCACCGGCCGCGCCGTGTACTGGTCGCGTTCCCGCAAGCGCCTGTGGCGCAAGGGCGAGGAATCCGGCCACGTACAGCATGTCAGCGACTTGCGTCTGGACTGTGATGGCGACGTCATTTTGCTCAGCGTGGAGCAGGTTGGCCAGATCGCCTGTCATACGGGTCGTGAAAGCTGCTTTTATCGCCAGCTGCAAGGCCAGAGCGATCAGGCACAATGGGTGGCGGTTGACCCCGTCCTGAAAGACCCGGAGCATATTTACCGATGA
- a CDS encoding phosphoribosyl-ATP diphosphatase, with the protein MSEQPTVETILDHLGRTLKSRLPAQGGDPSSSYSAKLLAKGPDAFLKKIGEEATELVMAAKDEERERIVYETADLWFHSLVALTYYGLEPRDVLTELLRREGTSGLEEKASRPKDQV; encoded by the coding sequence ATGAGCGAACAACCTACTGTCGAGACCATCCTCGATCATCTTGGCCGCACCCTGAAGTCCCGTCTGCCCGCGCAAGGCGGGGACCCATCCTCCTCCTACTCCGCCAAGCTGCTGGCCAAAGGACCGGATGCATTCCTGAAAAAGATCGGGGAAGAAGCGACCGAGCTGGTCATGGCCGCCAAGGACGAAGAGCGCGAGCGCATTGTCTACGAAACCGCCGACCTGTGGTTTCATAGCCTGGTGGCACTGACTTACTATGGTCTGGAGCCCCGCGATGTGCTGACAGAACTGCTGCGCCGTGAAGGCACATCAGGACTGGAAGAAAAAGCTTCGCGCCCTAAGGATCAGGTGTAA
- a CDS encoding histidine triad nucleotide-binding protein produces MSENCLFCKIAADQIPSKKVYEDEDFLAFHDINPAAPIHILVIPKKHVVSMQDVSGQDSEWLGKMMALAPSLAAKAGCRPGPEGGFRIVINNGLDGGQEINHLHMHILGGERPWQQRAAMAA; encoded by the coding sequence ATGAGCGAGAACTGTCTATTTTGTAAAATTGCTGCCGATCAGATTCCGTCCAAGAAAGTGTACGAGGACGAGGACTTTCTGGCATTTCACGACATCAACCCAGCTGCACCTATCCATATCCTGGTAATCCCCAAGAAACACGTCGTCTCCATGCAGGACGTATCGGGCCAGGATAGCGAATGGTTGGGTAAAATGATGGCTTTGGCACCTTCCCTGGCCGCAAAGGCTGGTTGTCGCCCCGGCCCTGAAGGCGGTTTCCGCATTGTCATCAACAACGGTTTGGATGGCGGGCAGGAAATCAACCATTTACACATGCACATCTTGGGCGGTGAGCGCCCATGGCAACAACGCGCAGCCATGGCTGCTTAA
- the tatA gene encoding Sec-independent protein translocase subunit TatA produces MGSFSIWHWLIVLVIVALVFGTKKLRNIGSDLGGAVKGFKEGMKDVGEEEKTPETVSQRAADPQTIDVQAKEKSDRA; encoded by the coding sequence ATGGGTAGCTTTAGCATTTGGCACTGGCTGATCGTTCTGGTCATCGTTGCCCTGGTTTTCGGCACCAAGAAACTGCGTAACATCGGCTCGGATCTGGGCGGTGCAGTCAAAGGTTTTAAAGAAGGCATGAAGGACGTGGGTGAAGAAGAAAAAACACCCGAAACCGTCAGCCAGCGCGCTGCCGATCCTCAAACGATCGACGTGCAGGCCAAGGAAAAATCCGATCGCGCCTGA
- the tatB gene encoding Sec-independent protein translocase protein TatB, with amino-acid sequence MFDVSFSELLLIGVVALIVIGPERLPKVARTVGHLLGRAQRYVNEVKTDIQREINLDEVNKLKDQMEDAARSVRSSVEDTGKSISQPLTEARDTLQNASESARKAFSDKPDSATATPDAATTEPAASQPSTDAAAPPAPSAPASDDAPRPTDAPAHPAKGPTA; translated from the coding sequence ATGTTTGATGTCAGCTTTAGCGAACTGCTCCTGATTGGAGTGGTTGCCCTGATCGTCATCGGTCCCGAACGTCTTCCCAAAGTAGCGCGCACTGTCGGCCATTTGCTTGGCCGCGCGCAGCGCTACGTGAACGAGGTCAAAACCGATATCCAACGCGAAATCAATCTGGATGAGGTGAACAAGCTCAAAGACCAGATGGAGGACGCCGCGCGCTCGGTGCGCAGTTCGGTCGAGGACACGGGCAAAAGCATCAGCCAGCCTCTGACAGAAGCCCGCGACACCCTGCAAAATGCGTCGGAGTCCGCGCGCAAGGCCTTCTCGGACAAACCCGATAGTGCCACTGCAACGCCCGACGCCGCTACTACAGAACCGGCTGCCAGCCAGCCGAGCACGGATGCAGCCGCCCCGCCAGCGCCCAGCGCGCCGGCCAGTGACGACGCTCCCCGTCCTACGGATGCTCCCGCCCACCCCGCTAAAGGACCTACGGCATGA
- the tatC gene encoding twin-arginine translocase subunit TatC translates to MSTDAPQEDTFISHLVELRTRLLRAVIAVVGIFIVLFTYPGASAIYDVLAQPMMSSLPEGTRMIATGVITPFMVPVKVTLMAAFVLALPIVLYQAWAFIAPGLYNHEKKLALPLIMTSTLLFIAGMAFCYFVVFRTVFHFIASFAPQSITPAPDIEAYLGFVMTMFLAFGITFEVPIAVILLVKTGVVTVAKLREIRGYVIVGAFVIAAIVTPPDVVSQILLAAPLCLLYELGILAASLIKKREAESSEGRELDL, encoded by the coding sequence ATGAGCACCGACGCGCCTCAAGAAGATACCTTCATCTCCCACCTGGTCGAGCTGCGCACACGCTTGCTGCGCGCAGTCATTGCCGTGGTCGGGATTTTTATCGTCCTGTTCACGTATCCGGGCGCTTCAGCCATTTATGATGTGCTGGCCCAGCCCATGATGAGCTCGCTGCCCGAGGGCACGCGCATGATCGCTACCGGGGTGATTACGCCCTTCATGGTGCCGGTCAAAGTGACGCTGATGGCAGCCTTCGTGCTGGCCTTGCCCATCGTGCTTTACCAGGCATGGGCCTTTATCGCTCCTGGCCTGTACAACCACGAAAAGAAACTGGCTTTGCCGCTGATCATGACCAGCACCCTGCTGTTCATCGCGGGCATGGCGTTTTGTTATTTTGTGGTGTTCCGCACCGTGTTCCACTTCATCGCCTCGTTTGCGCCGCAATCGATTACGCCAGCACCGGACATCGAAGCCTATCTGGGCTTTGTCATGACCATGTTCCTGGCTTTTGGCATTACTTTTGAAGTGCCTATCGCGGTGATTTTGCTGGTGAAAACAGGCGTTGTGACCGTCGCCAAACTGCGTGAAATCCGTGGCTATGTGATTGTGGGCGCTTTTGTGATCGCCGCTATCGTGACGCCACCCGATGTGGTCAGCCAGATTCTCCTGGCCGCCCCGCTCTGCCTGCTTTATGAATTAGGGATTCTGGCTGCCAGCCTGATCAAGAAACGGGAAGCGGAAAGCAGTGAAGGTCGCGAACTGGACCTGTAA
- a CDS encoding S1C family serine protease, with amino-acid sequence MRRLWLVFAQAVTICLAGFFIVVTLRPQWVGAPQAPARTTNTVVLPAPVPSLLAPVAQEGPLSYASAVTSAAPAVVNVYTSKHLEGNSPLLEDPDLQRLFRELPDLMGRRSTINLGSGVIVHEQGYILTNYHVIEAADAIEVALSDGRQAKARLIGSDPESDLAVLKVDLPKLAVIQTQEQDQLQVGDVVLAIGNPFGVGQTTTMGIVSGLGRNRLGINIYENFIQTDAAINPGNSGGALVDAIGRLVGINTAIYSETGGSLGIGFAIPASTALAIMNEIIRNGEVTRGWLGLEPQDITPDLIKSFKLKSDAGVIIASVQRHGPAAEAHLLVGDIVLRLNGQQVADSIGLLNQIGPVQPGQTITLSVLRDGKELDVPVKVGMRPQVRK; translated from the coding sequence ATGCGTCGATTGTGGCTAGTGTTTGCTCAAGCGGTGACGATCTGTCTGGCGGGCTTTTTTATTGTGGTGACATTGCGACCGCAGTGGGTGGGAGCACCCCAGGCACCCGCCCGCACGACTAATACGGTGGTCTTGCCTGCGCCGGTTCCTTCTTTGCTTGCGCCTGTCGCGCAGGAAGGCCCGCTGTCTTATGCCTCGGCTGTCACCAGTGCTGCGCCTGCTGTCGTTAATGTGTACACCAGCAAGCATTTGGAAGGCAATTCTCCCTTGCTGGAAGATCCCGATCTGCAGCGCCTGTTTCGCGAGCTGCCTGATTTGATGGGGCGTCGCTCCACAATCAATCTGGGTTCGGGCGTGATCGTACATGAACAGGGTTATATCCTGACCAATTACCACGTGATTGAAGCGGCCGATGCCATCGAGGTGGCCTTGTCCGATGGGCGTCAGGCCAAGGCGCGCCTGATTGGTTCGGACCCTGAAAGCGATCTGGCCGTGCTGAAAGTGGATCTGCCCAAGCTGGCCGTGATTCAGACCCAGGAACAGGATCAATTGCAGGTGGGCGATGTGGTGCTGGCCATCGGCAATCCCTTTGGAGTGGGTCAAACCACGACGATGGGCATTGTGTCGGGTTTGGGGCGCAATCGCCTGGGCATCAATATTTACGAGAACTTCATTCAGACCGATGCCGCCATTAATCCCGGCAACTCGGGTGGTGCTCTGGTGGATGCAATTGGCCGTTTGGTGGGCATCAATACCGCTATTTATTCCGAAACAGGTGGTTCGCTGGGTATAGGTTTTGCCATTCCCGCTTCTACGGCGCTGGCCATCATGAACGAGATTATCCGTAATGGTGAGGTGACGCGCGGTTGGCTGGGGCTGGAGCCGCAGGATATTACGCCGGACCTGATCAAGTCCTTCAAGCTCAAGAGCGACGCGGGTGTGATTATTGCCAGTGTGCAGCGCCACGGCCCGGCTGCCGAGGCGCATTTGCTGGTGGGCGATATTGTGTTGCGCTTGAATGGTCAGCAAGTGGCCGATTCAATTGGCCTGCTCAATCAGATTGGTCCGGTGCAGCCCGGGCAGACCATAACGCTGAGCGTATTGCGTGATGGCAAGGAACTGGATGTCCCCGTTAAGGTCGGTATGCGGCCTCAGGTGCGCAAGTAA